One Tomitella gaofuii DNA segment encodes these proteins:
- a CDS encoding LysR family transcriptional regulator: protein MDLVSACRVFVQVAERGSVTAGSAAIGMPQPAASRRIAALERHLGAALFDRSGRAMVPTPFGRAMMGPAERLVRLADTLEIDAEQARLEPVAVAVPEGCPARSLVMLHRAAHVHGVVLDLRPAHRAARTAALDGGRVRAALMPAAPDRAAWQVPLGVATADDEGSGPLRIESLRPGRGTAAARTVHIPPEDDVPHISDRLARLGHRAALSPAQFTVGSSPVDAASAALRSGGMLLCSAADADELGLSWRPLHDQAIRRGYAPVARHAGDRRLLRDVLGDEVGRCLGALPGSGER, encoded by the coding sequence ATGGATCTGGTCAGCGCGTGCCGCGTCTTCGTGCAGGTGGCCGAGCGGGGCAGCGTCACCGCCGGTTCCGCCGCAATCGGCATGCCGCAGCCGGCCGCCAGCCGCCGGATCGCCGCCCTGGAACGGCACCTGGGCGCCGCGCTGTTCGACAGGTCCGGCCGCGCCATGGTGCCGACGCCGTTCGGCCGCGCCATGATGGGCCCGGCCGAACGTCTTGTGCGGCTAGCGGACACCCTGGAGATCGACGCCGAGCAGGCGCGGCTGGAGCCGGTGGCCGTCGCCGTGCCGGAGGGGTGCCCGGCCCGCAGCCTGGTGATGCTGCACCGCGCCGCGCACGTGCACGGCGTCGTGCTCGATCTGCGCCCCGCCCACCGGGCCGCACGCACCGCCGCGCTCGACGGGGGCCGGGTGCGCGCCGCGCTGATGCCGGCGGCGCCGGACCGCGCCGCCTGGCAGGTGCCGCTGGGCGTCGCCACCGCCGACGACGAGGGCTCCGGCCCACTGCGCATAGAATCGTTGCGCCCCGGGCGCGGCACGGCCGCTGCCCGCACGGTGCACATTCCACCGGAGGACGACGTGCCCCACATCAGCGACCGGCTCGCCCGGCTCGGCCACCGCGCCGCCCTGTCGCCCGCGCAGTTCACCGTCGGCTCCTCCCCTGTCGACGCCGCGTCCGCGGCCCTCCGGTCCGGGGGGATGCTCCTGTGCTCCGCCGCCGACGCCGACGAGCTCGGACTGTCCTGGCGCCCGCTGCACGACCAGGCGATCCGCCGTGGCTACGCACCCGTCGCCCGGCATGCGGGCGACCGGCGCCTGCTTCGGGACGTGTTGGGGGACGAGGTCGGCCGGTGCCTCGGCGCGCTTCCGGGGAGCGGGGAGCGGTGA
- the bla gene encoding class A beta-lactamase: MDGKGRLGLCASLAVSAALLVGCGAQETPTQERTPGPAAAAAAAAEQQDPAAEFGALERKYGARLGVYAVDTGTGQVVGHRVDERFAYASTYKALLAGAVLAGASDEDLAQTARYTDADLLDYAPVTSQHVATGMTVRDLVAAMLTQSDNTAANLLLERLGGPAELQRRLRARGDATTNVDRIEPALNSAVPGDVRDTSTPRVLAEDLRGFALGDWLAPQRRARYVEWMVANTTGDEYIRAGIPAGWTVADKTGAGHYGTRNDIAVVWPDRGAPIVLAVLSDRQQDRDAQSQDALIADATAAVVAAMR, from the coding sequence ATGGACGGAAAAGGACGACTCGGACTCTGCGCATCGCTCGCCGTGTCGGCGGCGCTGCTCGTCGGCTGCGGTGCGCAGGAGACCCCGACGCAGGAGCGGACCCCGGGACCGGCGGCAGCGGCCGCCGCTGCCGCGGAGCAACAGGACCCGGCCGCGGAATTCGGCGCGCTGGAGCGCAAGTACGGCGCACGCCTGGGCGTGTACGCCGTGGACACGGGGACCGGGCAGGTCGTGGGCCACCGGGTCGACGAACGGTTCGCCTACGCGTCCACCTACAAGGCGCTGCTGGCCGGGGCGGTGCTCGCCGGCGCATCGGACGAGGACCTCGCGCAGACGGCCCGATACACCGATGCGGACCTGCTGGACTACGCCCCGGTGACGTCGCAGCACGTGGCCACCGGGATGACGGTGCGCGACCTGGTGGCGGCCATGCTCACGCAGAGCGACAACACGGCGGCCAACCTGCTGCTCGAGCGGCTGGGCGGCCCGGCGGAGCTGCAACGGCGGTTGCGCGCACGGGGCGACGCGACCACGAACGTCGACCGCATCGAGCCCGCGCTGAATTCGGCGGTGCCCGGCGATGTCCGCGACACCAGCACGCCGCGTGTACTCGCCGAGGACCTGCGGGGGTTCGCGCTCGGCGATTGGCTGGCACCGCAACGGCGGGCGCGATACGTCGAGTGGATGGTCGCTAACACGACCGGTGACGAGTACATCCGCGCGGGAATACCCGCCGGCTGGACGGTGGCGGACAAGACGGGCGCCGGCCACTACGGCACGCGCAACGACATCGCGGTGGTGTGGCCGGACCGGGGCGCACCGATCGTGCTCGCCGTACTGTCGGATCGGCAGCAGGATCGGGACGCGCAGTCGCAGGACGCCCTGATCGCCGACGCGACCGCGGCCGTTGTGGCGGCGATGAGGTGA